Proteins co-encoded in one Aerococcaceae bacterium DSM 111021 genomic window:
- a CDS encoding BMP family protein: MKKLLKLSAVALMAAGVALPTMAAAQEEFSVIMITDIGGVDDKSFNQSAWEGLTAWGEEHGRERGVSGYDYLQSNSDSDFITNINTALSSNFDLIFGIGFKLEPAINDMAQQYPDRQFAIVDAVVDQPNVASLNFKDHEASFLAGVAAALTTETDHLGFVGGVEGVVIDRFEAGFVAGAKAINPDIEITVEYAGSFGDASRGKQIAAAMYANDADIIFHASGDTGNGVFSEAKDLVTNDPSRNLWVIGVDRDQEEEGIVTIDGEDRHLTLTSTLKQVGDAVKQFAEQTEADGFTAGNTVYGLADGGVELTDGQLSDEVKEAISEYRQQIIDGEIEVPETPE, translated from the coding sequence ATGAAAAAATTACTTAAATTATCGGCGGTAGCTTTAATGGCGGCTGGAGTGGCATTACCAACAATGGCAGCTGCTCAAGAAGAGTTTTCTGTTATTATGATTACGGACATTGGTGGAGTCGACGATAAATCATTTAACCAATCAGCATGGGAAGGTTTAACTGCTTGGGGAGAAGAGCATGGTAGAGAACGTGGAGTAAGTGGATATGACTACTTACAATCTAATAGTGATTCTGATTTCATAACAAATATTAACACGGCATTATCATCAAATTTTGATTTGATTTTTGGGATTGGGTTTAAATTAGAACCAGCAATTAATGATATGGCACAGCAGTATCCAGATCGTCAATTTGCAATCGTTGATGCTGTAGTTGATCAACCAAATGTAGCTTCTTTAAACTTTAAAGACCACGAAGCTTCATTTTTAGCTGGAGTTGCTGCAGCTTTAACAACTGAAACAGATCATTTAGGATTTGTTGGAGGTGTTGAAGGAGTCGTTATTGATCGTTTTGAAGCAGGATTCGTAGCTGGAGCAAAAGCAATTAATCCAGACATTGAAATTACAGTGGAGTACGCTGGTAGTTTTGGGGACGCATCACGTGGTAAACAAATCGCTGCAGCTATGTACGCTAATGATGCAGACATAATCTTCCATGCGTCTGGTGATACAGGTAATGGAGTTTTCTCTGAAGCAAAAGACTTAGTTACCAATGATCCATCGCGTAATTTATGGGTAATTGGAGTAGACCGTGACCAAGAAGAAGAAGGTATTGTAACAATTGATGGTGAGGACCGTCACTTAACACTAACTTCTACATTAAAACAAGTTGGGGATGCAGTGAAACAATTCGCGGAACAAACTGAAGCCGATGGATTCACTGCTGGTAACACAGTCTATGGTTTAGCAGACGGTGGTGTTGAACTAACTGATGGCCAATTATCAGATGAAGTTAAAGAAGCTATATCGGAATATCGTCAGCAAATTATTGATGGAGAAATTGAAGTTCCAGAAACACCAGAATAA
- a CDS encoding BMP family ABC transporter substrate-binding protein, whose protein sequence is MITDQGGVDDKSFNQSAWDGLQAWGEENGLERGTDGFDYLESNSDSDYITNLNTAVQSGFDLIYGVGFKLEAAISDVSQQYPEQQFAIIDAVVDQPNVASINFKDNEASFLAGVAAASTTETDKIGFMGGVEGIVLDRFEAGFVAGAKAVNPDIEITIEYVGSFSDAPRGRQLAAAMYASGTDIIFQAAGDSGNGVFSEAKDLVSADSARNIWVIGADMDQDAEGIIEVDGEERGLTLTSTLKQIGDSIQLFTNEAKAGNFEAGVQVFGLADGGVDLSEGNLSEEVLTTVNDYRQQIIDGEIEVPETPEN, encoded by the coding sequence ATGATTACTGACCAAGGTGGGGTGGATGATAAGTCATTTAACCAGTCAGCTTGGGATGGATTACAAGCTTGGGGAGAAGAAAACGGCTTAGAAAGAGGAACAGATGGATTTGATTATCTTGAATCTAATTCTGATTCTGATTACATAACAAACTTAAATACAGCTGTTCAAAGTGGTTTTGATTTAATTTATGGAGTAGGGTTCAAATTAGAAGCAGCAATCAGTGATGTTTCTCAACAATACCCAGAACAACAATTTGCAATTATAGATGCTGTAGTAGATCAACCAAATGTTGCTTCAATTAACTTTAAAGATAATGAGGCTTCATTTTTAGCTGGTGTGGCTGCAGCTTCAACGACAGAAACAGATAAAATCGGATTTATGGGCGGAGTCGAGGGGATTGTACTTGACCGTTTTGAGGCTGGCTTTGTAGCTGGTGCGAAAGCAGTAAATCCAGATATCGAAATAACAATTGAATATGTTGGTAGTTTTTCTGATGCACCTCGTGGTCGTCAACTAGCAGCTGCTATGTATGCGTCAGGCACAGATATTATTTTTCAAGCAGCTGGAGACTCAGGTAATGGAGTATTCTCAGAGGCTAAAGATTTAGTTTCTGCAGATTCAGCACGCAATATTTGGGTAATTGGTGCTGATATGGACCAAGACGCTGAAGGTATTATTGAAGTTGACGGCGAGGAACGTGGCTTAACTTTAACTTCTACATTGAAACAAATTGGTGATTCAATCCAATTGTTTACTAATGAAGCTAAAGCAGGCAACTTCGAAGCTGGCGTACAAGTATTTGGGTTAGCAGATGGAGGAGTTGACTTATCTGAAGGGAATCTTTCAGAAGAAGTTTTAACAACAGTAAATGATTACCGTCAACAAATTATTGATGGTGAGATCGAAGTTCCAGAAACTCCTGAAAACTAA